The Streptomyces nitrosporeus genome includes a window with the following:
- a CDS encoding MFS transporter, translated as MTTTLAPPAPIRKAAVGALGLLALSTGALESVVSPTIPLLERELDMSQSEGALLSIVLLITGALITPLAGKFGDRYGGKRVLIRLMAVVAVGGTVSALAPNLPVLLLGQVLQGAMVGALPLSFIVVRKHLLPGESKVAIGVVSGLFVGGGMVGMLSAGPVAEELSRHWMFALPTIAVIGATLLVNRLMPDDPPGGPDDAGIDWPGLLLLSGTLVTLMLVLALAPEAASQPLVLGTLVVLLAVFVTAWVSVERRAASPVIDLRMLVRPAIWKACVLTFVICLGTSMAVYLVPQLLDERGDGYGFSAGATEIGFFLLPGAVTATLAGPLGGIGDRRFGSRAVVSTGVVMMAVSLVFLASVHTEVWHLVIGKALIALANGLCVTAMMTSTATDVDAKDTGIATSLILVSRVLGYAVGGQLGGALLTAATPSGSEVAAESAYVTGFVIAGVVTSLALFVTRTMPKGVKE; from the coding sequence ATGACCACAACCCTGGCTCCCCCGGCCCCCATCAGGAAGGCCGCTGTCGGAGCCCTTGGGTTACTGGCACTGTCCACCGGCGCTCTGGAGTCGGTGGTCTCACCAACGATCCCCCTCCTGGAACGCGAACTGGACATGAGCCAGTCCGAAGGGGCGCTGCTCAGCATCGTGCTCCTCATCACCGGGGCGCTCATCACGCCGCTGGCAGGCAAGTTCGGCGACCGCTACGGCGGGAAACGGGTCCTGATCCGGCTGATGGCGGTCGTCGCGGTCGGCGGCACGGTGTCCGCCCTGGCCCCGAACCTGCCCGTGCTGCTGCTCGGGCAGGTTCTGCAAGGGGCGATGGTGGGCGCGCTTCCCCTCTCGTTCATCGTCGTGCGCAAACACCTGCTCCCGGGAGAGTCGAAGGTCGCCATCGGGGTGGTCAGCGGACTCTTCGTCGGGGGAGGGATGGTCGGCATGCTGTCGGCCGGGCCGGTGGCGGAGGAGCTCTCCCGGCACTGGATGTTCGCGTTGCCCACGATCGCGGTCATCGGGGCCACCCTGCTCGTCAACAGGCTCATGCCGGACGACCCGCCGGGCGGGCCGGACGACGCGGGCATCGACTGGCCCGGCCTGCTGCTCCTGAGCGGGACGCTGGTCACGCTCATGCTCGTACTCGCGCTGGCGCCCGAAGCAGCCTCGCAACCACTCGTGCTCGGCACCCTTGTCGTGCTTCTGGCCGTCTTCGTCACCGCTTGGGTGTCCGTCGAACGGCGTGCGGCCTCTCCGGTGATCGATCTGCGCATGCTGGTACGGCCCGCGATCTGGAAGGCGTGTGTGCTGACGTTCGTGATCTGCCTCGGGACCTCGATGGCGGTCTATCTCGTTCCGCAGCTGCTCGACGAACGCGGCGACGGGTACGGATTCAGCGCCGGCGCCACCGAGATCGGCTTCTTCCTGCTGCCCGGCGCCGTCACCGCGACGCTGGCCGGGCCGCTCGGCGGAATCGGGGACCGGCGTTTCGGCTCGCGTGCCGTGGTCAGCACCGGGGTCGTCATGATGGCCGTCTCCCTGGTGTTTCTGGCGTCCGTGCACACCGAGGTCTGGCACCTCGTCATCGGCAAGGCGCTGATCGCGCTGGCCAACGGCCTGTGCGTGACGGCGATGATGACCAGCACCGCTACGGACGTCGATGCCAAGGACACCGGCATCGCCACCAGCCTGATCCTGGTGAGCCGCGTACTGGGCTACGCCGTGGGCGGGCAGCTCGGTGGTGCGCTCCTCACCGCCGCGACCCCTTCCGGGTCGGAGGTCGCGGCCGAATCGGCTTACGTCACCGGCTTCGTCATAGCCGGCGTCGTCACGTCGCTGGCTCTGTTCGTCACTCGCACCATGCCCAAGGGAGTCAAGGAATGA